From the Gouania willdenowi chromosome 19, fGouWil2.1, whole genome shotgun sequence genome, one window contains:
- the LOC114482052 gene encoding uncharacterized protein LOC114482052 isoform X1 produces MEPVDAESLVSRLERNFWTVWGVFSEAVNRFLRPQVPNNIGSDPNTPDISHAGTNGSSEEDTIIEKCLDLPNSSELLSGESEENKQLLSSSNNKYEEVESTKAEPLHQNKPDYEGMLITRKTNIEKLETPKNDTYEHLKTKSQSHIEDTVCIKVQGNKYDTYTEETMSPVNAEIFKETDQEQDPLQHTERQNFSDNESGIKLIQELGLGKKSDMINMGNSGEEPDGATVMQDGAKNKDGVGQTTSEDAKESEHRRKLVEYAQSEDEMIINFQTNTTDTTEILPEDDFSSEDDNLDSLVDMLLESAGRQEVQRNLEKTPKGLSEERGVALKEQNIPACEETQEGVPVNNNELSLDENTTQLFLEGDSKEAEAARLPEEVESNYHQERLQNTDQDHLPLCKAVEENQDYTEDKGNVGDSLSYTKIQPVHASFQAVIQDPGLFNQEEEKESLESSMKKEIRCYSSDLGVVVALKNKIIDTPELQDAMDEAEPNIEPLNAPNDENGATSEITGKSAEEFCERVDKLLKFGEENMTETYFLEEFVGNDKNQNTFKPESEIALQLQTQEESSRAPEIKALDVMNVTEERKTDTSEAGMSTEETDKHVIQSLISLTGENSHSISGNQDVIDEEILDLWLETVTPSKESISMEVSEVKTHKVARPHLLEGIEAVSYIESKVQQPEVDFLHQEKSLAQRRTEEEWARSAETSTESISKEVSEVETPKEVWPHLLEGTKAVSYTESKVQQPAVDYLHQEKSLAQRTTEEEWARSAETSTESISKEVSEVETPKEVWSHLLEGIEAVTYTESKVQQPEVDYLHQEDHLAQRRTAESAENEHGFQKHFDAVRMNTDIILPVNTAPLIPVDMLKVKDVQENVCSFMEKPKHAEAEQSRNVRKDCLEEQYDVEPCTEKLAFQTSSQKEQQPEHSEDFQELMPTGFEFADVITVAEDTDERKLDASEAIMSTEGTDKHVIQSLGSLTGENSHSISGSQDVIDEEILDLWLEAVTPAIESISEEVSEVETPKGAGPHLLDGIEAGSYTESKVRPPGEDYLHQENLVQRRTEEEWAESAETESRFQEHFDAGRMNTDIMLPVNTAPLIPVNMLKVKDLQENLCSFLEKQKHAEAEESRDGTKDLQEERYNEEPCTEKLTFQASSQKEQQPEHSEELMMPTRFEFAEVPTTKGKGQDQVDSYLLDLSLQKCRITVKNPRVRPPTNPRTLLHTPSMAPTPSSQAVPLGAVSIGIKLPGRYHSSLCHSNSNLVYMLSHYFSGLGASLPVLKKSGKVTGKEKGQKTLQKEDKETKPEDNSDSPKQDEAQHKPRWMPPKHQGFGNPLMLELKTKLKRTVNE; encoded by the exons ATGGAGCCAGTGGACGCTGAAAGTCTCGTTTCCAGATTGGAGAGGAATTTTTGGACCGTCTGG GGTGTTTTCAGTGAGGCTGTGAATAGATTCCTAAGGCCACAGGTTCCAAACAACATCGGCAGCGATCCGAACACTCCTGACATTAGTCATGCAGGGACCAATGGCTCCAGTGAAGAGGACACCATCATAGAAAAGTGCCTTGATCTGCCTAACTCATCTGAGCTACTTAGTGGAGAATCGGAGGAGAACAAACAACTCCTGAGCAGTTCAAACAATAAATATGAGGAAGTCGAAAGCACAAAAGCAGAACCTTTGCACCAGAACAAACCGGATTATGAAGGGATGCTCATcaccagaaaaacaaacatcgaGAAACTCGAGACACCCAAAAATGATACATACGAGCATTTAAAGACTAAATCACAGAGTCACATTGAGGATACAGTTTGTATCAAGGTCCAGGGGAATAAATATGACACTTATACAGAAGAAACTATGAGTCCTGTTAATGCAGAAATATTTAAAGAGACAGACCAAGAACAGGATCCGCTGCAACATACAGAAAGACAGAATTTCAGTGATAATGAGTCTGGGATAAAACTGATCCAAGAATTAGGTTTGGGAAAAAAGAGTGACATGATCAACATGGGAAATTCAGGGGAGGAACCTGACGGTGCAACTGTGATGCAAGATGGAGCCAAAAACAAGGACGGGGTTGGACAGACGACCTCTGAGGATGCAAAGGAGTCAGAACACAGAAGAAAACTGGTGGAGTATGCACAGAGTGAGGATGAGATGATCATTAATTTTCAAACCAACACAACAGACACAACTGAAATACTACCAGAAGATGATTTTAGCAGTGAAGACGACAACTTGGACAGTTTGGTAGACATGTTGCTCGAAAGCGCAGGCAGACAGGAAGTTCAGAGAAATTTGGAGAAAACTCCCAAGGGTTTAAGTGAAGAACGGGGTGTAGCATTGAAGGAGCAAAACATTCCCGCGTGTGAGGAAACACAAGAGGGAGTTCCTGTAAACAACAATGAACTCAGCCTGGATGAAAATACAACTCAGCTTTTCCTGGAAGGAGATTCCAAGGAAGCTGAGGCTGCTCGATTACCAGAAGAGGTGGAGAGTAACTACCATCAGGAGAGGCTACAAAACACAGACCAGGACCATTTACCGCTGTGCAAGGCTGTGGAGGAGAACCAAGACTACACAGAGGACAAGGGAAATGTTGGGGATTCGTTGAGCTACACTAAAATACAGCCAGTACATGCAAGTTTTCAAGCTGTGATTCAAGATCCTGGATTATTCAATCAGGAAGAGGAGAAAGAATCATTAGAGAGCTCAATGAAGAAGGAGATCAGATGCTACAGCAGTGATTTGGGGGTTGTGGTTGCCTTAAAAAACAAGATCATTGATACGCCAGAGCTGCAAGACGCAATGGATGAAGCAGAGCCAAACATAGAACCTTTAAACGCCCCAAATGATGAAAATGGTGCAACAAGTGAAATTACCGGTAAATCTGCAGAGGAATTTTGTGAACGTGTTGATAAACTGTTGAAATTTGGTGAAGAAAACATGACAGAAACATACTTTTTAGAGGAATTTGTAGGGAACgacaaaaaccaaaatactTTCAAGCCAGAATCTGAAATTGCTCTTCAGCTTCAGACACAGGAGGAGTCATCCAGAGCACCCGAGATAAAAGCCCTAGACGTGATGAATGTCACTGAGGAAAGGAAGACAGATACTTCCGAAGCAGGTATGTCAACAGAAGAAACAGACAAACATGTGATTCAATCATTGATAAGCCTCACAGGAGAAAACAGTCACTCAATCAGTGGAAATCAAGATGTAATTGATGAAGAAATTCTGGACCTGTGGCTTGAAACAGTGACGCCTTCAAAGGAATCAATCTCCATGGAGGTGTCTGaggtgaaaacacacaaagtagcGCGGCCTCACCTTTTAGAGGGTATTGAGGCAGTATCTTACATAGAATCAAAAGTTCAACAACCTGAGGTGGACTTTTTGCATCAAGAGAAAAGTTTAGCTCAAAGAAGAACAGAGGAGGAATGGGCAAGATCAGCTGAGACTTCAACAGAATCCATCTCTAAGGAAGTGTCTGAAGTGGAAACACCCAAAGAAGTGTGGCCTCACCTTTTAGAGGGTACTAAGGCAGTGTCATACACAGAATCAAAAGTTCAACAACCTGCGGTGGACTATTTGCATCAAGAGAAAAGTTTAGCTCAAAGAACAACAGAGGAGGAATGGGCAAGATCAGCTGAGACTTCAACAGAATCCATTTCTAAGGAAGTGTCTGAGGTGGAAACACCCAAAGAAGTGTGGTCTCACCTTTTAGAGGGTATTGAAGCAGTAACTTACACAGAATCAAAAGTTCAACAACCTGAGGTGGACTATTTGCATCAAGAGGATCATTTAGCCCAAAGAAGAACAGCAGAATCAGCAGAGAATGAACATGGATTTCAGAAACATTTTGATGCAGTTAGAATGAACACAGATATTATTTTGCCTGTAAATACAGCCCCTTTAATCCCAGTCGACAtgttaaaagttaaagatgttcaGGAGAACGTGTGCAGCTTTatggaaaaaccaaaacatgCGGAAGCGGAACAATCAAGGAACGTACGAAAGGATTGTCTAGAAGAGCAATACGACGTAGAACCATGCACGGAGAAGTTGGCGTTTCAAACGTCTtcacaaaaagaacaacagcCAGAGCACTCAGAAGATTTTCAGGAACTAATGCCAACCGGGTTTGAGTTTGCAGACGTGATAACTGTTGCTGAAGACACAGATGAAAGGAAGCTAGATGCTTCCGAGGCAATTATGTCAACAGAGGGAACAGACAAACATGTGATTCAATCATTGGGAAGCCTCACAGGAGAGAACAGTCACTCAATCAGTGGAAGTCAAGATGTAATTGATGAAGAAATCCTGGACCTGTGGCTTGAAGCGGTGACGCCTGCAATAGAATCCATCTCTGAGGAAGTGTCTGAGGTGGAAACACCCAAAGGAGCGGGGCCTCACCTTTTAGATGGTATTGAGGCAGGATCTTACACAGAATCCAAAGTTCGACCTCCTGGAGAGGACTATTTGCATCAAGAGAATTTAGTCCAAAGAAGAACAGAGGAAGAATGGGCAGAATCAGCAGAAACTGAAAGTAGATTTcaagaacactttgatgcagGGAGAATGAACACAGATATTATGTTGCCTGTAAATACCGCCCCTTTAATCCCAGTCAACATGTTAAAAGTTAAAGATCTTCAGGAGAACTTGTGCAGctttttggaaaaacaaaaacacgctGAAGCTGAAGAATCAAGAGATGGAACAAAGGATCTGCAAGAGGAACGATACAATGAAGAACCGTGCACGGAGAAGTTGACGTTTCAAGCGTCatcacaaaaagaacaacagcCAGAGCACTCAGAGGAACTAATGATGCCAACCAGGTTTGAGTTTGCAGAAGTGCCAACCACAAAGGGTAAAGGCCAGGACCAG GTCGATTCCTATTTGTTGGACCTTTCTCTGCAGAAGTGTAGAATCACAGTTAAAAACCCTCGAGTGAGGCCACCAACGAATCCTCGTACCTTGTTACACACACCCTCCATGGCGCCCACTCCCTCTTCACAGGCTGTACCTTTAGGAGCAGTGAGTATTGGGATCAAACTGCCTGGTAGGTATCATTCAAGTCTTTGTCATTCAAACTCAAACCTTGTTTACATGCTATCACATTATTTCTCAGGGCTTGGAGCAAGCCTGCCAGTTTTAAAAAAGTCAGGAAAGGTGACGGGAAaggaaaaaggacagaaaacatTACAA AAAGAAGACAAAGAGACAAAACCAGAAGACAACAGTGATTCTCCCAAACAGGATGAAGCCCAACACAAACCTAGATGGATGCCTCCAAAGCAtcaggg ATTTGGTAATCCACTGATGTTGGAGCTGAAGACCAAACTCAAAAGAACCGTAAATGAGTGA
- the LOC114482052 gene encoding uncharacterized protein LOC114482052 isoform X4, with translation MEPVDAESLVSRLERNFWTVWGVFSEAVNRFLRPQVPNNIGSDPNTPDISHAGTNGSSEEDTIIEKCLDLPNSSELLSGESEENKQLLSSSNNKYEEVESTKAEPLHQNKPDYEGMLITRKTNIEKLETPKNDTYEHLKTKSQSHIEDTVCIKVQGNKYDTYTEETMSPVNAEIFKETDQEQDPLQHTERQNFSDNESGIKLIQELGLGKKSDMINMGNSGEEPDGATVMQDGAKNKDGVGQTTSEDAKESEHRRKLVEYAQSEDEMIINFQTNTTDTTEILPEDDFSSEDDNLDSLVDMLLESAGRQEVQRNLEKTPKGLSEERGVALKEQNIPACEETQEGVPVNNNELSLDENTTQLFLEGDSKEAEAARLPEEVESNYHQERLQNTDQDHLPLCKAVEENQDYTEDKGNVGDSLSYTKIQPVHASFQAVIQDPGLFNQEEEKESLESSMKKEIRCYSSDLGVVVALKNKIIDTPELQDAMDEAEPNIEPLNAPNDENGATSEITGKSAEEFCERVDKLLKFGEENMTETYFLEEFVGNDKNQNTFKPESEIALQLQTQEESSRAPEIKALDVMNVTEERKTDTSEAGMSTEETDKHVIQSLISLTGENSHSISGNQDVIDEEILDLWLETVTPSKESISMEVSEVKTHKVARPHLLEGIEAVSYIESKVQQPEVDFLHQEKSLAQRRTEEEWARSAETSTESISKEVSEVETPKEVWPHLLEGTKAVSYTESKVQQPAVDYLHQEDHLAQRRTAESAENEHGFQKHFDAVRMNTDIILPVNTAPLIPVDMLKVKDVQENVCSFMEKPKHAEAEQSRNVRKDCLEEQYDVEPCTEKLAFQTSSQKEQQPEHSEDFQELMPTGFEFADVITVAEDTDERKLDASEAIMSTEGTDKHVIQSLGSLTGENSHSISGSQDVIDEEILDLWLEAVTPAIESISEEVSEVETPKGAGPHLLDGIEAGSYTESKVRPPGEDYLHQENLVQRRTEEEWAESAETESRFQEHFDAGRMNTDIMLPVNTAPLIPVNMLKVKDLQENLCSFLEKQKHAEAEESRDGTKDLQEERYNEEPCTEKLTFQASSQKEQQPEHSEELMMPTRFEFAEVPTTKGKGQDQVDSYLLDLSLQKCRITVKNPRVRPPTNPRTLLHTPSMAPTPSSQAVPLGAVSIGIKLPGRYHSSLCHSNSNLVYMLSHYFSGLGASLPVLKKSGKVTGKEKGQKTLQKEDKETKPEDNSDSPKQDEAQHKPRWMPPKHQGFGNPLMLELKTKLKRTVNE, from the exons ATGGAGCCAGTGGACGCTGAAAGTCTCGTTTCCAGATTGGAGAGGAATTTTTGGACCGTCTGG GGTGTTTTCAGTGAGGCTGTGAATAGATTCCTAAGGCCACAGGTTCCAAACAACATCGGCAGCGATCCGAACACTCCTGACATTAGTCATGCAGGGACCAATGGCTCCAGTGAAGAGGACACCATCATAGAAAAGTGCCTTGATCTGCCTAACTCATCTGAGCTACTTAGTGGAGAATCGGAGGAGAACAAACAACTCCTGAGCAGTTCAAACAATAAATATGAGGAAGTCGAAAGCACAAAAGCAGAACCTTTGCACCAGAACAAACCGGATTATGAAGGGATGCTCATcaccagaaaaacaaacatcgaGAAACTCGAGACACCCAAAAATGATACATACGAGCATTTAAAGACTAAATCACAGAGTCACATTGAGGATACAGTTTGTATCAAGGTCCAGGGGAATAAATATGACACTTATACAGAAGAAACTATGAGTCCTGTTAATGCAGAAATATTTAAAGAGACAGACCAAGAACAGGATCCGCTGCAACATACAGAAAGACAGAATTTCAGTGATAATGAGTCTGGGATAAAACTGATCCAAGAATTAGGTTTGGGAAAAAAGAGTGACATGATCAACATGGGAAATTCAGGGGAGGAACCTGACGGTGCAACTGTGATGCAAGATGGAGCCAAAAACAAGGACGGGGTTGGACAGACGACCTCTGAGGATGCAAAGGAGTCAGAACACAGAAGAAAACTGGTGGAGTATGCACAGAGTGAGGATGAGATGATCATTAATTTTCAAACCAACACAACAGACACAACTGAAATACTACCAGAAGATGATTTTAGCAGTGAAGACGACAACTTGGACAGTTTGGTAGACATGTTGCTCGAAAGCGCAGGCAGACAGGAAGTTCAGAGAAATTTGGAGAAAACTCCCAAGGGTTTAAGTGAAGAACGGGGTGTAGCATTGAAGGAGCAAAACATTCCCGCGTGTGAGGAAACACAAGAGGGAGTTCCTGTAAACAACAATGAACTCAGCCTGGATGAAAATACAACTCAGCTTTTCCTGGAAGGAGATTCCAAGGAAGCTGAGGCTGCTCGATTACCAGAAGAGGTGGAGAGTAACTACCATCAGGAGAGGCTACAAAACACAGACCAGGACCATTTACCGCTGTGCAAGGCTGTGGAGGAGAACCAAGACTACACAGAGGACAAGGGAAATGTTGGGGATTCGTTGAGCTACACTAAAATACAGCCAGTACATGCAAGTTTTCAAGCTGTGATTCAAGATCCTGGATTATTCAATCAGGAAGAGGAGAAAGAATCATTAGAGAGCTCAATGAAGAAGGAGATCAGATGCTACAGCAGTGATTTGGGGGTTGTGGTTGCCTTAAAAAACAAGATCATTGATACGCCAGAGCTGCAAGACGCAATGGATGAAGCAGAGCCAAACATAGAACCTTTAAACGCCCCAAATGATGAAAATGGTGCAACAAGTGAAATTACCGGTAAATCTGCAGAGGAATTTTGTGAACGTGTTGATAAACTGTTGAAATTTGGTGAAGAAAACATGACAGAAACATACTTTTTAGAGGAATTTGTAGGGAACgacaaaaaccaaaatactTTCAAGCCAGAATCTGAAATTGCTCTTCAGCTTCAGACACAGGAGGAGTCATCCAGAGCACCCGAGATAAAAGCCCTAGACGTGATGAATGTCACTGAGGAAAGGAAGACAGATACTTCCGAAGCAGGTATGTCAACAGAAGAAACAGACAAACATGTGATTCAATCATTGATAAGCCTCACAGGAGAAAACAGTCACTCAATCAGTGGAAATCAAGATGTAATTGATGAAGAAATTCTGGACCTGTGGCTTGAAACAGTGACGCCTTCAAAGGAATCAATCTCCATGGAGGTGTCTGaggtgaaaacacacaaagtagcGCGGCCTCACCTTTTAGAGGGTATTGAGGCAGTATCTTACATAGAATCAAAAGTTCAACAACCTGAGGTGGACTTTTTGCATCAAGAGAAAAGTTTAGCTCAAAGAAGAACAGAGGAGGAATGGGCAAGATCAGCTGAGACTTCAACAGAATCCATCTCTAAGGAAGTGTCTGAAGTGGAAACACCCAAAGAAGTGTGGCCTCACCTTTTAGAGGGTACTAAGGCAGTGTCATACACAGAATCAAAAGTTCAACAACCTGCGGTGGACTATTTGCATCA AGAGGATCATTTAGCCCAAAGAAGAACAGCAGAATCAGCAGAGAATGAACATGGATTTCAGAAACATTTTGATGCAGTTAGAATGAACACAGATATTATTTTGCCTGTAAATACAGCCCCTTTAATCCCAGTCGACAtgttaaaagttaaagatgttcaGGAGAACGTGTGCAGCTTTatggaaaaaccaaaacatgCGGAAGCGGAACAATCAAGGAACGTACGAAAGGATTGTCTAGAAGAGCAATACGACGTAGAACCATGCACGGAGAAGTTGGCGTTTCAAACGTCTtcacaaaaagaacaacagcCAGAGCACTCAGAAGATTTTCAGGAACTAATGCCAACCGGGTTTGAGTTTGCAGACGTGATAACTGTTGCTGAAGACACAGATGAAAGGAAGCTAGATGCTTCCGAGGCAATTATGTCAACAGAGGGAACAGACAAACATGTGATTCAATCATTGGGAAGCCTCACAGGAGAGAACAGTCACTCAATCAGTGGAAGTCAAGATGTAATTGATGAAGAAATCCTGGACCTGTGGCTTGAAGCGGTGACGCCTGCAATAGAATCCATCTCTGAGGAAGTGTCTGAGGTGGAAACACCCAAAGGAGCGGGGCCTCACCTTTTAGATGGTATTGAGGCAGGATCTTACACAGAATCCAAAGTTCGACCTCCTGGAGAGGACTATTTGCATCAAGAGAATTTAGTCCAAAGAAGAACAGAGGAAGAATGGGCAGAATCAGCAGAAACTGAAAGTAGATTTcaagaacactttgatgcagGGAGAATGAACACAGATATTATGTTGCCTGTAAATACCGCCCCTTTAATCCCAGTCAACATGTTAAAAGTTAAAGATCTTCAGGAGAACTTGTGCAGctttttggaaaaacaaaaacacgctGAAGCTGAAGAATCAAGAGATGGAACAAAGGATCTGCAAGAGGAACGATACAATGAAGAACCGTGCACGGAGAAGTTGACGTTTCAAGCGTCatcacaaaaagaacaacagcCAGAGCACTCAGAGGAACTAATGATGCCAACCAGGTTTGAGTTTGCAGAAGTGCCAACCACAAAGGGTAAAGGCCAGGACCAG GTCGATTCCTATTTGTTGGACCTTTCTCTGCAGAAGTGTAGAATCACAGTTAAAAACCCTCGAGTGAGGCCACCAACGAATCCTCGTACCTTGTTACACACACCCTCCATGGCGCCCACTCCCTCTTCACAGGCTGTACCTTTAGGAGCAGTGAGTATTGGGATCAAACTGCCTGGTAGGTATCATTCAAGTCTTTGTCATTCAAACTCAAACCTTGTTTACATGCTATCACATTATTTCTCAGGGCTTGGAGCAAGCCTGCCAGTTTTAAAAAAGTCAGGAAAGGTGACGGGAAaggaaaaaggacagaaaacatTACAA AAAGAAGACAAAGAGACAAAACCAGAAGACAACAGTGATTCTCCCAAACAGGATGAAGCCCAACACAAACCTAGATGGATGCCTCCAAAGCAtcaggg ATTTGGTAATCCACTGATGTTGGAGCTGAAGACCAAACTCAAAAGAACCGTAAATGAGTGA